TTAATTTGGAAGTTTCAAGAGATGAAGTAGCAGAAATAGTTTCCGTTGCTGTTCTTATGGGTGGTGGACCTTCAACAGTTTATGGAGCAAAGGCTTTAGAAGCATTTGACCAACTATCTAAGTAAAAAACAAAAAGTGGTGTTTTCACCACTTTTTTTGTTGAAAATAAACGGCAGGGTTTAATTGTTATTGAAAAAAAAATATTTTTATGTTAAAATTATACGGTAATTTTTATATAAATTAAATTTAGAAAAATAGTGTTTTGCTTGGCACCCACTTTAAAAATCAAGTGCTGGGGCACATTTGCCCTTTTTTTGTTGAACAAAGCACTCCAAAAAGGAGGAAATATGAACGTAAAAAAAATTACAAGACAGGGAATGGTTGCAGCTATTTATGTTGTATTGACAATTCTTTCAGAATCTTTTGGATTGGGATATGGAAGTTTACAATTTAGACTTTCAGAAACTTTAGCAATTTTACCGTTTTTTAACCCAGAATACACAATTGGTGTAACATTAGGTTGCTTTTTAGCAAATATTGCTAGTACAGTAGGAATTGTCGATATGGTAGTTGGGACTTTGGCAACATTTGTGGTTGCATTGATTATGACTAAAATGAAAAACTTTTATTTGGCTTGTTTAGTTCCTGTAGTTGTTGGTATGGTTCCAATAGCATTGGAAATATATTTATTGATGCCAAATCCTGTTGGTTTTTGGGGCATTTTAGGAGAACTAGTTCTTTCTGAAGCTTTAGTTATCTATGCAGTAGGAGTTCCTGTTTTTTATATTTTATGTAAAAACAAAGCTTTTACAAAAGCTCTTGAGTTTAAAAGAGATATAAAATAAATGTAAAAATTGGTGTGGTTATTCATACCAATTTTTTTTATTGTGAAGCAACAAGATTCTAGAAATCCACCCGATGCGAAGCATCGTGGAATTGTAGGGTTCTTCTCCTAAAATTTAATAAAAAGTATATATTTTTTAATGTTTTTTAAATATTAATATTTTATTTTTATTAACTACAATTTTTTATAAAAAAAGCTGAAGAGTTTTTATCTTCAACCTTATTTTGTAAAATAAATTTTATAAGCTCAGCTCTTTTCCAATATTAAGAGCGTTATGTAAGTCTATTGGAAAGTTTTCTAGATTAGATTTTTTCTTTTTTTCTTTATCAAAACTTGTCATATCATATCTATCGTAATCCTTTACTTGAAGTGTATTATAACTAGGATATAATATTACTTTTCCATTAAGCGAATTCCATTCTTTAGCATAATTTTCAAACTTTTCTTTATACATTTTTTCATAAAAATGTAAGGTTGCATTCATAGTTACAAAAAAAGCTACATTTACTTTTTTAGTAAAATAATTGCTATAGTCGTCGTATGAAAGTGAGCAAAAATGTAATCTTTCCATAAGTGCAAAATAGTGACTTGTAGGTCTTCCTAAATAAATTGGAGTTCCTATAAAAAGAGTATCAGAGTTAAAAATTTTATCAATTATTGGAGATAAGTCGTCTTTCCAGTAGCATTTACATTTTTCTACATTTTTTCTTTTGCATAGCATACAACTCCTACAACCAGTAAATTTTAAATCATATAAATCAATATATTCAACTTCTGCACCTACAGATTTTGCACCCTCTACTGCAGATTTTAGTAATTTTGCTGTATTCCAATTTTTTCTTGGACTCATATTTATTGCTATTACTTTTTTACTCATATAATCACTCCTTTTTAATAAGTATCTTTTCTTTAAATACCCTTTTAGTAAATAAAATATTTACACCCCTTTTCAAATTTATCAAAATGTGGTAAACTTTGACTATATATTTAATATTAAGGAGAGTTATTATGTGGTTATTAGACATAATCAAAGTTATTATTTTAGGTATTGTTGAAGGAATTACTGAATGGTTGCCTGTAAGTAGTACTGGTCATATGATTTTGGTCGATGAATTTTTACAATTAAATCAATCAGCTGAATTTAAAGAGATGTTTTTAGTTGTTATTCAGCTTGGAGCGATTCTTGCGGTTGTAATTATGTATTTTAATAAGTTGAATCCTTTTTCTAAAAAGAAAACTAAGGAGCAACAAAAAGATACAATTAATATGTGGTTAAAGGTTATTGTAGGGGTCATTCCTGCAGGAGTTTTGGGAGTGCTTTTTGATAAAACTTTGGAAAAATATTTTTATAATTTCCCAACAGTTGCATTTACTTTAGTCTTATACGGTATTTTATTTATAGTTGTTGAAAACAATCCGAAATTTAAGAAACAAAATATAAAAAGATTTGAAGATTTAAGCTATTCATTAGCTTTTTATGTAGGATGTTTTCAAGTTTTAAGTTTAATTCCTGGAACTTCAAGATCAGGAGCTACAATTATTGGAGCATTAATCCTTGGACTTTCAAGAAGCTTAGCTGCAGAATTTTCATTCTTTATGTCAATTCCTGTTATGTTTGGAGCAAGTTTATTAAAACTTAGAAAATTTGGCTTTGCTTTTAGCTTTTTCCAATTTTTTATCTTAATACTTGGGATGTTTGTAGCATTTGTAGTTTCCGTTATGGCAATCAAAATGTTGATGAGATATATTAAAAAACATGACTTCAAAGTTTTCGGATATTATAGAATAGTACTTGGTGTAATTTTAATTTTATATTATATTATCCGTTAATATAACTTAAATATTTATATAAAAAGTTAAATAGATTAGCTCTATTTGACTTTTTTTGTTATATTTGGTAAACTGAGTTAACATTATAAAGGAGGGAAAATCTATGAAAAAAAGATTTCTGATTACTGCTTTAATAATTTGTTTTTGCGGAGCTCTTGTTTCTTGTAAATCAAAGGAACAAACTGAAGAAAAACCAAAAGAAAATAATCAAGTAACTGTTAAAGAAAAACAAGTTAAAGAGAACATTAAAGAAGAAGACGAAAAGAATAAGGAAGAAGAGAAAGAAGAAAAGGAAAAAGAAGAAAAACCAACTGAAGAAAAGAAAGATGAAAAAGGATTGAACTTCGTTGTTAAAAACTTAGGAAATAATGATGTGAAAAAAGTTGCAGAAAAAAATGATAAAATGTCTTTTGATATCTATACAGTTGGAATGAATTTTACTGTAAAAGTAGATGAAAAAGAATATTCTTTAAAAGATGCCATTTCAAATGGAATTTTAGATGAGGATAAGTTTATTGAAAAAATTGAACAAGATAAGAAAGATAATAAATGTACAAGTGAATTATCAAAAGATGGAAGTACATTAATATACAAATATAAAGATTATTCTATAGTTAAATATAATGCAGAAGATGAAGATATGTATATTACTAAAGAACAAGATTTAGACTCTTTAGAAAAAATATTGAATAAAAACTAGGTGAAAAAGGTCAACAACTGAGAATTGTTGACTTTTTTAATATCAAAATTAAAAATAATCATAATTTAACTTTTATTAAACTATGATTTTTATAAATGAAAGGATGTGTTTTTATGTGTAAAGAATGTTATGTAAATGAAAGTAGGATTACTCCGCTATTAAATCCTATAGATTGTTTGGAGAACCATATTCAGTATATTTGTGGTACTTGTGGAAGGTGTATTTGTATTGATCACGATCCCGTAAGAGATTTGCAACGTTGGAATTTCCCTTTTAAGTCTTTAGAGATTGCAAAATTATATTTGCGAACTGCAGATTACACAATGAAAAAACCTTGTGGAATTTATGAGATAAAAAGTGAAAATGGAAGACTTTCTTATAAGATTTTTGAAGGGGAAGAAAGTTTAAAGACATATTTAAAAAGAAATAAGGGAAAAACTTGTGAAACTATGAAACCTGCTTTTATAGTTGATGAATACCGTGAATATGAAAATACAGAGGTTAGAAAATTAACTTCTGAAGAGGTGAAGAAATATATGTCAGAGAGGAAAAAGTAAAATTCATCCTTAAAGAAGCTTTAAGTGAATTTCAATGTATCTTTGATACATTCACTTTTGTTTTCAACAAAAGTGTGAGATCTTTCGACTCCGTTACACTCTGCTCAAGATGACGTATAAGGAATAATGCTTCGTTTAATAGCTTGACGTTAAATGTAAATAATCTTAAAAATTAAAAAATTGCCAAGGAAATAAAAAGTTTTACGTCATAGCAACTAGTATAGCAATGATCCCAACACGTCATTTCGACCGAAACGAAGCTTTGCTGAGTGTAGTGGAGAAATCTCCTAAAGTCCCTAGAATATCAAAAAGTTCTGTATTGAAAAATACTTTTTAAGAATGAAAATTCCACAAAAAAATCGCAGACCTTTCGTCTGCGATTTTCATTTAAAATATTATTTTATTACTTAATCAGCTATTATTAAACCATAATTTCCATCTTTTCTCTTATAAAGAACATTTGTTTTTGAATCTTTTGCGTTTTTGAAAATGAAAAAGTCATGATTTAAAAGTTCTATTTGTAAAATGGCTTCTTCTTCAGACATTGTAGCTACATCAAAGTTTTTAACTCTTACAATCTTTGATTCTTCTTCTTCCAAAGGTTCAGCTATTTTTTCAAATCTTATAGTTTCTAATGCTTGATATTTCTTTTGTAACTTTGTTTTGTTTTTTCTGATTTGTCTTTCAAGATTATCTAAAACTATATCTATTGAAGTATACATATCATTTGTACTTTCTTCTGCTCTAAGTATTGTACTGTTTGGTAAATAAATTGTAGCTTCAAAAATTTTATCATTTTTAACTGCACTGTAAGTAACTTTACCTTCGATATCCTTAGAGAAAAATTTATCCAATTTCTCGAACTTCTTTGCAGTAATTTCTTTTAAAGCATCTGTAATTTCAATGTTTTTACCTATAAATTGTAATTTCATACCAATACCTCCCTAACATTTTTTATAATTACATAAAATGTAAATATAATGTTACTTATATTATACCATATTTTACCATTAAATAACTAAACTGAACCTTAAAATTTTCGTTTTATATTTTTTTGTGGTATACTTAATTAGTATTTATTTTAAAAGGAGATATTATGAAAAGAGATACTGTACTTATAACTGGCTCATCAAGGGGAATTGGCTCTGCGATTGCAAAGACTTTGGCAAAAGAAAATTATAATATAGTTATAAATTATAAAGAAAATGAAACAGAGGCAAAAAAAGTTTTTGAAGAGATAAAAACATATAATCCAAATGTCTTGATGATAAGAGCTGATATAAGAAAAACTAATGAAGTTGAAAATATGTTTAATGAAATAGAAAAAGTATTCGGAAATGTTGATATTCTAATAAATAATGCTGGAATTGCTAGTGTAAGATTTTTTCAAGATATTACAGAAGAGGAATGGGAAGATATTTTTAATGTAAATGTTCATGGTTCATATCGTTGCATAAAGAGAGCTATTCCTTCAATGATAAATAATAAATATGGGAAAATAATCGGAATTAGTTCAATATGGGGAGTTACAGGAGGATCACTTGAGGCTCATTATTCAGCTACAAAAGGGGCGATTATTTCTATGAATAAGGCTCTTGCAAAGGAACTTGGATATTCTGGAATAACTGTAAATACAGTTGCGCCGGGAGGAGTGGATACTGATATGTTGAAAGATTTACCAAATGAGAGCATTGACGAGTACTGCTCAGAATTTCCTCTACAAAGACTTGCTAAGCCAGAAGAAATTGCAAATGCTGTAAAATTTTTAATTTCAAAAGAAGCTTCTTATATAACAGGACATGTTTTAAATGTAAATGGGGGAGCTTTTATTTAAAAAATATTGAAAAAAACATAAAAAAGCTATTTACAAAAGATAAAAAAAGTTGTATAATCTAAACGTGGCTATAAATTATCGCGGCAAATAATTTATGGGGAGTATGAAAATATGGCAAAAATGATGGGACCTAGATTTAAACAATCAAGAAGACTAGGCTTAAATGTATGCGGACACCCAAAAGCTAACAAAAGAATGGGTAAAGGTCTTGCAAGAAACGACAAAAAATTAACAGAATATGGTTTACAATTACTTGAAAAACAAAGATTAAGAGCTTACTATGGAGTTATGGAAAAACAATTCAGAACTTATGTAGAAAAGGCACTTAGACAAAAAGAACGTATAACAGGGGATGCTCTTGTTATGATGTTAGAAACAAGATTAGATAACCTTGTTTACAGAATGGGTTTTGCTTCTTCAATTAGACAAGCAAGACAAATGGTAGTTCATGGACATATGCTTGTTAATGGAAAGAAAGTTGATATACCTTCATACGCAGTACAAGTTGGAGATGAAATCACTTTAAGAGAAAAATCACAAAAAGTTGAAATGTTCAAAGAAAACTTTGAATCTACATTCTTAGGAGTTGTTCCTTACATCGAAAAGAAAGAAGGATTAAAAGCAACTTTAACAAGAATGCCTGAAAGAGACGAAGTTCCAATTGAAATTCAAGACTCATTAGTAGTAGAATTCTACTCAAGATTAATTTAACAAAACAAAGCACGAATTATCGTGCTTTTTTGTTTGTAAAAAAAGGTGATATTATAATATAATATCACCTTTTGTCTTAAATTACTATTTTTTTATTATTTCTTTTTAAGAAATAATGCTATTACAAATGCTATAAAACTTGGAATTATCCAGTTAAAACCTACATTGCTCAATGGCAAAATAGTTATAAATTTAAAAAGTCCTGTTTGTTCATAAAACACTTGAATAAAACTAATTGTAACAGCTGTAAATGTAGGTAGTTTAAAGATTAAATCATTTTTAATTCTATCTTTAAAAAATGCAAGTATAATTAAAACAATTGTTGGCGGATATACTACAGCAAGTATTGGAGCACCTATTTTTACAATTCCGTTAACTCCAATTATAGCTGTTACTGCACCAAAAATGCAAATACAAAGTACAAAAGTAGAATACTTTACTTTTCCTTTTGTAATATTTACTAAATATTCTCCAGATGCAGAAGTAAGCCCGATTGCTGTTGTCAGACAAGCAAGGAATGAAGCCAAACCTAATGCAACTTTTCCTGCATTTCCTAAAAGATTTTGTGTTACATTTACGATAATTTGTGATTGCTCAATATTAAGTCCATATTCTGCAGAAACAGTTGCTCCTAAATATGTAAGTCCACCATAAATTAATCCTAAAGTAGTACAAGCAATAATCCCTGATTTAAATAACATCTTAACCTGTTGTTTAGGTTCGTTATAACCTTTATTTTTTAATGTTAATAATAAAACTGATCCTACTGCTAAAGATACGAAACAGTCCATTGTTTGATAGCCGTCAATTAATCCTTTTCCTAATACACTATCTATTTTAGCAGTTTCTGCTGGAACACCAAGTGGGGAAATAATTCCCTTAACGATAATTACAACAAGTGCAAGAATTAAAAAAGGAGTTAAAAATTTTCCAATAATATCAACAACCTTTGACGGTCTTACTGTTAAAAAGTAAGTTAAAGCATAAAAAATAATTGCTACTATAGATATTGTAAAGATATTATGGAAACCTAATATTGGCTTAATTCCCATTTCATATGCAGTCGCACCTGTTCTTGGAATTACAAGAAGTGGCCCAACACACATAATAACCATAAAACTTAAAACTAAAGCAGGTTTCTTTCCAATTGGACTAAAAAATCTCATTATATCACATTCATAATATGTAACGGCCATTAAAGCTACAAGAGCAAGACCAACAGCAGTAACTGTAAAACCTAAAAATGTGATAAACCAAGAGCTACCTGAAAGAACTCCCAAATATGGGGGAAAAATCAAATTTCCTGCTCCAAAAAACATTGCAAAAAGCGCAAAACCAAACGTTAACATATCAACTATGCTATTCTTTTTGTTCATTACATTCTCTCTCCTTAAAAATAAAAAAACTAAAATAACAAAAAAATACAAAACTTCGTATTTTGTCTAAACATATTTTACAAGAAATTAAGAAAAAACTCAATAGGAAAAACGGTTTTTTATAAAGATTTTTTGTGATTATTCTTAAATTTAAAGAAATTTATTATA
Above is a genomic segment from Parvimonas micra containing:
- the hpf gene encoding ribosome hibernation-promoting factor, HPF/YfiA family, with amino-acid sequence MKLQFIGKNIEITDALKEITAKKFEKLDKFFSKDIEGKVTYSAVKNDKIFEATIYLPNSTILRAEESTNDMYTSIDIVLDNLERQIRKNKTKLQKKYQALETIRFEKIAEPLEEEESKIVRVKNFDVATMSEEEAILQIELLNHDFFIFKNAKDSKTNVLYKRKDGNYGLIIAD
- a CDS encoding undecaprenyl-diphosphate phosphatase, with the translated sequence MWLLDIIKVIILGIVEGITEWLPVSSTGHMILVDEFLQLNQSAEFKEMFLVVIQLGAILAVVIMYFNKLNPFSKKKTKEQQKDTINMWLKVIVGVIPAGVLGVLFDKTLEKYFYNFPTVAFTLVLYGILFIVVENNPKFKKQNIKRFEDLSYSLAFYVGCFQVLSLIPGTSRSGATIIGALILGLSRSLAAEFSFFMSIPVMFGASLLKLRKFGFAFSFFQFFILILGMFVAFVVSVMAIKMLMRYIKKHDFKVFGYYRIVLGVILILYYIIR
- the rpsD gene encoding 30S ribosomal protein S4, with the translated sequence MAKMMGPRFKQSRRLGLNVCGHPKANKRMGKGLARNDKKLTEYGLQLLEKQRLRAYYGVMEKQFRTYVEKALRQKERITGDALVMMLETRLDNLVYRMGFASSIRQARQMVVHGHMLVNGKKVDIPSYAVQVGDEITLREKSQKVEMFKENFESTFLGVVPYIEKKEGLKATLTRMPERDEVPIEIQDSLVVEFYSRLI
- a CDS encoding QueT transporter family protein, giving the protein MNVKKITRQGMVAAIYVVLTILSESFGLGYGSLQFRLSETLAILPFFNPEYTIGVTLGCFLANIASTVGIVDMVVGTLATFVVALIMTKMKNFYLACLVPVVVGMVPIALEIYLLMPNPVGFWGILGELVLSEALVIYAVGVPVFYILCKNKAFTKALEFKRDIK
- the brnQ gene encoding branched-chain amino acid transport system II carrier protein is translated as MNKKNSIVDMLTFGFALFAMFFGAGNLIFPPYLGVLSGSSWFITFLGFTVTAVGLALVALMAVTYYECDIMRFFSPIGKKPALVLSFMVIMCVGPLLVIPRTGATAYEMGIKPILGFHNIFTISIVAIIFYALTYFLTVRPSKVVDIIGKFLTPFLILALVVIIVKGIISPLGVPAETAKIDSVLGKGLIDGYQTMDCFVSLAVGSVLLLTLKNKGYNEPKQQVKMLFKSGIIACTTLGLIYGGLTYLGATVSAEYGLNIEQSQIIVNVTQNLLGNAGKVALGLASFLACLTTAIGLTSASGEYLVNITKGKVKYSTFVLCICIFGAVTAIIGVNGIVKIGAPILAVVYPPTIVLIILAFFKDRIKNDLIFKLPTFTAVTISFIQVFYEQTGLFKFITILPLSNVGFNWIIPSFIAFVIALFLKKK
- a CDS encoding flavodoxin family protein — encoded protein: MSKKVIAINMSPRKNWNTAKLLKSAVEGAKSVGAEVEYIDLYDLKFTGCRSCMLCKRKNVEKCKCYWKDDLSPIIDKIFNSDTLFIGTPIYLGRPTSHYFALMERLHFCSLSYDDYSNYFTKKVNVAFFVTMNATLHFYEKMYKEKFENYAKEWNSLNGKVILYPSYNTLQVKDYDRYDMTSFDKEKKKKSNLENFPIDLHNALNIGKELSL
- the ymfI gene encoding elongation factor P 5-aminopentanone reductase, which gives rise to MKRDTVLITGSSRGIGSAIAKTLAKENYNIVINYKENETEAKKVFEEIKTYNPNVLMIRADIRKTNEVENMFNEIEKVFGNVDILINNAGIASVRFFQDITEEEWEDIFNVNVHGSYRCIKRAIPSMINNKYGKIIGISSIWGVTGGSLEAHYSATKGAIISMNKALAKELGYSGITVNTVAPGGVDTDMLKDLPNESIDEYCSEFPLQRLAKPEEIANAVKFLISKEASYITGHVLNVNGGAFI